The Herbiconiux sp. A18JL235 region GACGGATGCGGCGGGCCGGCTGATGCCACACGGCATCATCGACTTCGGCGACGTGGTGCACAGCTGGGCGGTCGCCGAGCTCGCCGTGAGCTGCTCGGGCGTGCTGCACCACCATGGCGCCGCGCCCGCGTCGGTGCTGCCGGCGGTGCGCGCGTTCCACGCCCTCCGCCCGCTGTCGCCGGCCGAAGCGGAGGCGCTCTGGCCCCTCGTGGTGCTGCGGGCCGCGACCCTCGTCGTGAGCGCGCACCACGCCGCCGCCACCGACCCGGACAACGACTACACGCGGGCGAACGCCGAGCACGAGCACGTCATCTTCGACGTCGCCACGAGCGAGCCGCTCGCCGTGATGACGGCGCTCGTGCGCGAGGCGTGCGGGTTCGGGGCGGCGGCGTCGGGTGCGCCGGCGGCGCTGCCCGCACCGACGCATCCGCTGGTGCCCGGCCTCGCGGATGCAGGGCTCGAGATGCTCGACCTCGGCCCGCTGAGCGAGCGGCTGGCCGCGGGGCGGTTCGCCGACGAGGGCGTCGAGGCCGCGCTGGCGGCGGAGGCGCTGCGCGAGGCGGAGGGGATCGCCGCGGTCGTGGCGCGCTTTGGCGAGCGCCGGCTCACCCGGTCGTTCCGGGAGTCGGTGACCGCGCATCCGTGCGCCGCGATGGGTGTCGAGCTGTGGTTCGCCGAGCCGCGGGCCGTCGTGGCGCCGTGGGCGGGGACGCTATCGCGGTCGCATGACGGCGAGCGGATGCTGCTCACCGTCGACGGGGTCGGCACCGCGGAACTCGAAGGGCTCGATGCCGCCGCCTCCGACGGGGAGGTCGACGGGGCCGTCACCGCGGCGGGCGACGTGCTCGGGCACGCGGAGCACCTTCGGCTGCGCATCCTGCGCCCCGGCATCGACCCGGCCATGGTGCCGTGGTTCGTCACCGCGGAGCTCGCACCGGGGTGGGAGACGCTCGTCGTCGACCCGACAGTGCTGCTGCGGGTCGACCTGCCCGCCTCGGCGGCGCTCGGCGACCGTGCCGAGACCGGCCCCGCGCATCCGTCTCTCCTGGAACGACGGGAGCGGTCGCTCGCCGAGGTGCAGGAGCACTACTACGCGGCACCGCCCGAGATCGAGCGCGGGTGGCGCCACCATCTATTCGACACCGAGGCGAGGCCCTACCTCGACATGGTGAACAACGTGGCGTCGGTGGGGCACGCGCATCCGCGCATCGCATCGGCCGTGGCTCGGCAGCTGAACCTGCTCAACACGAACTCGCGGTTCAACTACGCCTCGATCGTCGACTTCTCGGAGCGCCTAGCGGGAATGCTGCCCGACCCGCTCGACACGGTGTTCTTCGTCAACAGCGGCACCGAGGCGGTCGACCTGGCGCTGCGCATCTCGTGGGCATGGACCGGCCGGCGCGACGTGGTGGCGGTGCGGGAGGCGTACCACGGCTGGTCGGATGCTGCCGACGCCGTCTCGACCTCGGTCGCCGACAACCCGCAGGCGCTCTCGACGAGGCCGTCGTGGGTGCACGCGCTCGACGCGCCGAACAGCTACCGAGGGCGCTATCGGGGCGCCGGCTCGGCGCACCTGTACGCCGCTGACGCGGTCGCCGAGATCGAGGCGCTCGTGGCGGCGGGTCACGCGCCCGCGACCTTCATCGCGGAGGCGTTCTACGGCAACGCCGGCGGCATGCCGCTGCCCGAGGGCTATCTCGAGGCGGTCTACGCCGCGGTGCGATCGGCGGGCGGGCTGTGCATCGCCGACGAGGTGCAGGTGGGGTACGGGCGGCTCGGCTCGCACCTCTGGGGGTTCGAGCAGCAGGGAGTTGTGCCCGACATCGTGACGGTGGCGAAGGCGATGGGGAACGGGCATCCGCTCGGGGCCGTCATCACGAGTCGCGCGGTGGCGGA contains the following coding sequences:
- a CDS encoding aminotransferase, which encodes MTPTDADFSRRSFAELLTPAPEVSEAAAAEIAERLFGVTGPVRSLGSQTDANLVVGEEGRRFLLKVANPSSLPAELEAQSLAAAHVGDALNARRAGVAVPRTVPAADGSLVQTVELGGRELHVRLLEFVEGTPLSGDRYLSPAVVGEFGGFAALAVLSLADFEHPGAHRDLEWDLRQARRLVDDLLPFVDDAALAERLRRATDEAWARVSGLDDALPRQVIHGDITDDNVVGATDAAGRLMPHGIIDFGDVVHSWAVAELAVSCSGVLHHHGAAPASVLPAVRAFHALRPLSPAEAEALWPLVVLRAATLVVSAHHAAATDPDNDYTRANAEHEHVIFDVATSEPLAVMTALVREACGFGAAASGAPAALPAPTHPLVPGLADAGLEMLDLGPLSERLAAGRFADEGVEAALAAEALREAEGIAAVVARFGERRLTRSFRESVTAHPCAAMGVELWFAEPRAVVAPWAGTLSRSHDGERMLLTVDGVGTAELEGLDAAASDGEVDGAVTAAGDVLGHAEHLRLRILRPGIDPAMVPWFVTAELAPGWETLVVDPTVLLRVDLPASAALGDRAETGPAHPSLLERRERSLAEVQEHYYAAPPEIERGWRHHLFDTEARPYLDMVNNVASVGHAHPRIASAVARQLNLLNTNSRFNYASIVDFSERLAGMLPDPLDTVFFVNSGTEAVDLALRISWAWTGRRDVVAVREAYHGWSDAADAVSTSVADNPQALSTRPSWVHALDAPNSYRGRYRGAGSAHLYAADAVAEIEALVAAGHAPATFIAEAFYGNAGGMPLPEGYLEAVYAAVRSAGGLCIADEVQVGYGRLGSHLWGFEQQGVVPDIVTVAKAMGNGHPLGAVITSRAVAEAYRSQGYFFSSAGGSPVSSVVGMTVLDIIRDEGLQENARVVGGYLKSRLEGLMPKHPLIGAVHGLGLYLGVELVRDRVTLEPATEETAALCERMRELGVIVQPTSDRQCVLKIKPPLTITRESADFFVDRLDEVLSTGW